The DNA window CTTACAATGCTGTTGAGGTCAGAGTCAAAGCTCCCAATGTGGTGGGTGGTGTTGCTGTTAGTGTTGATGGAGGCGGGGATGGCAGCGCTCCCCAGTGGCTCCAGACCCTCTTCGTCCCACATGTAGGTTCCTCCAGATCCACAGCTGTCTGAGGGGGACAGATCGAGTGACGAACCACCCTATAAAAGAAAGAGGACAATAAGTGCTTATAATCATACAATTGAGTTGCTACATCCTGTTTTTCttgaaaatatttcactttttttagtGTCAGACTTTGGGAGGACAATCATTAAGGATCCTAATGATGTGGATGCTGTGCTGGATAAGAACAGTCGTGTCTCATCAGCATAGAAGAGATATGAAAAGGTGTGTGAGCAGACGATGGAAGACTAGGATGTTTTATAGATGGACAAGTGGACAAAGACCGGAGTCCGGTGGCACACCTGTGGACAGGTAATGACAGCCGGGTACTTGCGCCTGCCAAAAAGATTTGCTCAGATAGGTAAGACCTATTTGCATAAACCTTTGCGACAGGTGTTTAACAAATCAATTTTGACATTTCAATgttacagaaagaaagaaaaacagcagataCTTAATAACCTGAAAGCTGTTTGGTCAACACAAAGTTAGAAACTGCTGCTTAGTGTGTCATTGTGTACTGACTGTCTGTGGGCGGGGTCACAGGTGGTGGCTGCAACTGCTACACCTATAAAATTCTCTCATGACTGCATGTATTTACATTCCTTAATATGACATAATTTTAATGACATAACAAGCACCACTCAGGATATTCACAGACAACaactttgtgcattttttctTGCTCACAAAAGAGAACATACAGCATTACAGATGGCAATTTTGCAGTGCAGCAGCATTTCTTTGTGAATCTTTGCTGTGCTCGTACCTGGTCGTGGAAGTCTGGCTGACTGGACCTTCTCCGGTGTGAGAGGCAGGTGAGACGATGTGTTTCTCGTTCGCCTGGAGAGAAATAGACAAATTTGTACCACCAACTTTTCATGACATGAATGAGATGATCGggaaataaaaagtgacatttaaaaacaagaactaTAAGAAAATTGTGTCACAACTGTGTTGTCAACCTTGACAGTTGTTGTCATTTCAATACTAATAtcaaaatgattattttccCCTCTCAAGTTGAATCCAGAGAATAAATTAGGATTGTCCCATTATAATTTTTTACCAGACTGATTAcaaatacttacattttagtACTCACCGATAATAAATATGAGTACTGAGAACGAAGGTAAAATtactttggaaaacaaagagaatttCAGGTAACGTTCTAGTTACTCTATATAACCCTCAgtttaaagtattaaatgtatttaattatcttgagaaacatgagactcagcacagcagagtttgtattcGGCTTTGCATTTTTCCACCTTGGCCTACCTGCAGAGGTTAACGTGGTATCGGGCGCACGGAATCCACCTAACAAACATCAAATGATGGAgacaaaaactaacaaaatgccAAATAAGGTTCCAGAATTAACACAGAATCCTATAAAACTCACCAGTGAGTCTCATGGCGGTCCAGTCCACGCCATCATCCAGGAAACAGAGTGCTCCATTTACCTTGGCGACACCATTAACAGAGACTTTGTCATCATCGAACCTGGCACATGATTGGTCGAGACCGGAGTCATCCTCATCATTTTTGgaggacagcagcagcatgcCGACCCCACCGTTCCCTGCAAACACAAGATGACGTTGGGTTCCAGTTATCATGACCTGCTGCATCCACACTGGACTTCTGACCTTCCTTACCGAGATTGTCAAAGTCGTCCATGTACTCCTGGCTGGTATCGTTTCTGTCCAGAGATGAGGTTGAAGACAGGGACATGTCCTCCAGTGTCTCTAAAACAACCGACACCTCTGTCTGGGATACAGGCTCTGCTGAGAGCCCCTCTGTGTCTGCAGCCTCTGGGAGACTTTCTGATAAAACAAGGTCAGGAAATGGAACATGACAATTCACGAAAAGCAGGAGATGAAATGATAAACTCTGCACAAACTCTGCACTAACATTCAGACACTACCTGGGCTGGTTTCTGTAGTGGAAGGCGTCTCTACTGAGTTCCTCCATTCCGTCAGTTCTTGGTTCACTTCCGGGTCACGTCCAGACACACTGGTTGAGGTCACCCGAAGGGGACGGGACTGCTTGAACAGTGATGGGCGTGACAGCTTATAGCTGATACCACTGGGCTTGGAGGTGGGACTGAGGCTTGGTATTAGGGGTTTCTTTAATACAGAGGGGGGCAGGAGGGAGGAAGTGTTGACCCCAGACAGCCCTGGTTCAGTGTAACTTGGAACTTTGATCCCCCCACCTTTACCTCCACCCTCCAGAGTCTGGCTACTAACAGGCGATTTCGCCAAGGTGTGACTGGCTGGAGCTTGAACAGAGGAAGCGGTGGGTTCCTTAAGTCCTTGTTCAGCAGCCCTGGAAGTGGAGGAAGGGCCAAGGGGGGTTGAGGGTGGCTGTCGGACAGTTTCATCGCTGGATTGTGAGCGGCTAGCTGGCACCTTCTTTTGAAGCGGGGACCCAGATGGAGAACCAGAACCTGGCCTAGAAACACCTGAATAAGCAAAACTCTGAGGTCGTCTTAGAGAACCATTCCGTGGTTTAGATCCAGAATGaccactgagtgtgtgtttggtgcCGTTGGTCAGTTCGGACACAGGTTGGCTCGGTTTAGAAACAGAAAGAGTTCTGGGGCTGGACTGCGGGGATGACAGGGATGGTGAGGACATCACTGGTTGGCTAAAACGAGCTTTTACTGCAGAGAGAACGGTTGGTTTTTTGGTGTCATGCTGCATCACCCCCGGTGATCCCTGCTGCCGTTGGGAACAATACTGCGAAGTGCTGTTACCATAACAATTCGGGCCAACATTCCCGccttttccttctctccacTCGttgtctccatctgtctctccaTCTTCCATCGCCCCATTTTCCTTCCTCCATTTCATGGAAATTGAAGTCGGCACTCTGATGAATCCATTCTGCTTTGCAGAGGAGGGGGTTGCAGTCAAACTGCCGTTGACCCCCACTGGGCCAGGATGATGGTAGAACCCGTTGGTGAGGTGGGAgctggctgcagcagcagatggaCCCATCTGAACACCACTAGAGGCTGTGGCAGACTTGGGCCGTGAGCTGAACTTTGGCAGCCTAGAAACCATGGTAGGCATGGCGGGGGGGTCGACAAGAGGATGGGCTGACATCAGACTCTGCCAGTTTCACCATGGAGACACGGAGGAGAAAGGgctggaagaagagaagagaaaacatggatgaattaaaatttttgtttttggacaaatCAGAAGTTGTAATTCTTCAGCTTTGGCCAAACCACATTATGACACGGAAACAGCAGCTGAAGTGATCATAAAGTAAATCCCAACATTATTTTGGCACAGCACTTTGTACTAGATGTTATATTTAATTGATGTGACTGACAACATAAAGGCGAATGTATTTCTCTTCATGTACATCTTTGCACAGTTTGCCTCAGTTTATACTGAAGGTGATTGAAAGTTTACATTCTGATGCTGCAGTTTGTCACCGATGCCTCAAAATTTGGGACAAACAAAACAGGTGGCAATGTTTAAAGAGCAACATCGTGATTTTGTTAAGTATACTAATTTAGCATCTTCACCAAGGCCTTAAAACATGTGTGAGtgggcaacacacacacacgcacacacaacatGCTTTAACTGAGACACTGCAGACTGTCCGTCCTGTGCTGACATTTCTGTCTGCACTCAGCTAATATTGGCTGATGGAGTCTCCCGGCTGAGGCTCCTTTCAGACACACACCGTGAGCAGAAGATGCTGAAGAAACAGTCCAGTGTGATCTGGCAAATGAGATTTTTCACCATTCAACGTGTAAAGTATTGTAGAACCCCGCACTGACTTTAATTAACAGCAGTGATGTGTGAAACCGGCTCATGTTGCAGTTGGCCAACAAGAATCCAAAGGGATCATACGTCTCCTTGAGTTGAACAAGTTCAGCTGAATCAACAaactggaggttttttttttgtttgttttgttatttttcattccGATGGcaacagcacatttaaaatgtttgtttgaggTTATTATCCAACTGCTATTTCCCCTGCAAACACCCCAGTATGAGCATGATCATGGTTCTGTGAAAACCAGCTTGTTGCCACAATaaagtgaaatgtgaaacacatagcTAATGCAAATCTACGTggagaagcagcagctgaacaTACTGCAGCATGAGTTCagacatgtctgtgtgtgttctgacaaCAGCGTGCATGCGcgcacacagacatacacacacacacccttaataaaaacaatcagcTGCACCTCCAAGAGTAAACGACAGATATTATCAGAATAATGTTTCACAGGACCCACCCTGTCTGTGTAACTGCACTAAAACACatgctgacacagacacacacacacgcagaaaaGGTGAGACAGGAAACAAACCCTGCGGCAGGAAAAAACAAGGCAGGCCTGTTTCAGCTCTGTAGAAGGATCAAAGTTTTTGACAGTTGCAGCAGACGTGGCCCCAGTGACATCAAGAGAATTACAGAAGTGAAGATAACAGGTTGAGATAAACCTCATTCATTGAATCACTAAGCAAATAAGTTAAGTATCATTATCACAAAAAATGTACAAGGTTTTAACTCAAATACTGAATCTAATATTAATTTATGATAATGTGAATTAATTTACTGCTTTTACTGCTGGACAGCTGCTgaatttcacaataaagtcTGTTTATAGTTATCAAAGAGGAACAAAATGCGGTTTCTAAACAAATTCTAACAAACTCACAACTTTCAAGCAAACATTTCCTGGTTTCAGCCTCTTAACTGCCAggttttcatgcttttttctgccaatgaCCATCTCTTTACTACCTTCATTAATACGACAATATTCAGCATGAAAATGATTGTTAGCTGCAGTGCTACATCTCTGATATTTTACATgaagaaaagtaaaatctaCATTCATTAAGAACTtaattaaaaaggttaaaaggtTCAGTCTAAACCCCCCAGAGTCTAAGATCCTGGTGCTGATGCTGAGAATAAAAGCCTCAGTCAATTGTTCGCCCAAGGCCACCGTATCCCAACATTACACAGCGTCACAAGAGTCTCCATTCAAACAGCTGATGTGCTATTATCAAAGTGATGAAACCGAAACGAAACACAGCTGAGAAACTTGTGATTTCAGTGTGAGGGAAACACAAAGGTCCCAACATCCCGACCGCACGTCCTGAAGGGCTTCAGAGGTTACAGACCCCCAGAACTGAAGATGCCCGGTCAGATAAGCgttcataaaaatattattattagtttgttCTTTTTCGCCGACATGACCCACTGATAACAATCTTATTCAAACACTTACATAAGTTGCTGAGAGGAGCAGCATTATCCCCCAGTGTGAAGAAGTCTCCCTGCATCTCTGGGGTCTGGTCTATCTGTACaagtgtttgtatttacataagCAAATAAAGTTCAGTACACACATGTATATTCAATCTGGAGGGGACCATTCTACCCATCATACAGAGACTTGACAGAGGAAGCTAAACTAAGTGTTTCCCACAAGAGAAGCTGCATTGAACTGAGTCACTGCTTCCCCTCTGCTGAGTCACTGTCACAGGCCGAGAAAGCTGCAGAGACTCATCAGGCATCACatcaaaaagtaaataaataaatcgaATAAATCTCCAGTAAGAGACAAGCTGTGATGTTTTCCTGCATCATCCCAGCAGCAGTGATCGTGAGGGGGAAGCTAACATTGTTCTGGTGATGAACAAAACATGTAGAATGCACTGAAACTGCTCTTCAGAGTCCAACTTTACGCAGGCAGAAGCCatgcaaacagcttttacatGTGTTAATACTTTTGATttaatggaaagaaagaaaacgtgtgtgtgtgtttgtgagtgagtgtgagcGTGAAACTCGACTGCAGCAGTGACACTGCTGTGAGAGCAAGGACACACAGGAGGAATGAAGACTGATGAACAAGGTCACAATGAAATGTGTGGAAATTCCTGTAGACAGACTCTGAGAACTACACCATCTGCTGCGGGActccctctccttcttcttGTCTCTGAACATACATGTGTGTGACACAGACGGACACATGCTCCATGTTCCATTTCATGTCACACttcacagaatgaaaaacaatctGTAAACACGTGTCCCCGAACCACGTTGTTCTGGCTGAAAGGTTGTTCTCACATGTGACTGCTGACAGTTACTTCACCTCTGCACACGGCCTAAAGATAGCACCTGTACACGGGttatgtttaaagtttaaactgaGCTGAACTTTTCACTTATGTCCCTTTGAACTGAGAAGATTCAGTTTTGCAGGATCCACAGGAGCAGCGGCGTGGCTTTCTTTCCGTTTCCCCTGCAGCCATCTCTGCAGCGTTGCCTCTAATCCACtggatttatgttttattgctgCTGGCAGGTTCACAAGAGAGAGTGCAATTGCAAAATCATTaagttgaggtttttttttcgaTACGCAAAGAGTCGGCTGAGTCCCAACAACGGGCTGactttctgtgtgtgactgaaaCATTTCACCACGGCGAGGCTGCTGCTGAGGAAATGTCTTACTACCACATCCTCAAGTTTATATACTGCAGTCAAAGGTAACTACGATGTTCCTACTTCACCCCAGTATTTCTACCACTTCACACTTTTACTCTATTACATTGTTTTGTTGACTTTTCAGTATCAGGTTCATAAACCTAAATACTAGGGATGTCCTGATACAACTTTTTACAAGAGTACTAGTACTTACATTAAGTACTTGCTGATACTGAGAACCGATACAGTACTAAACTGACTTAGTAAGTAGATCTTAAGAATTCATCACAGCAGAGTTGTGTTGAGATCCAGTTGTTGTTAAAAGAGGGACCCCACAGTTTTCTCAGAGAATAACttcaaactgacaaaacaacAGAAGTAAAATGAATCAAGAAAcacaattaaagaaaatggtGCCAACTGTTTCCTGTAATTAGCATCACGTCTTCAATCATGTCATCAGTAATTGAGCCTGTTTGAGCAATAGTGAAGTGGTTTGGCCTTTGatctattatttaaaacattctgtTTGATACTTTTGTAGATGCagtttatttcagaaaaaattgTAATTAACATTTCCTTAATCCACCACTAGGTAAAGTTTCCCGTAATCATCAGAGCAGTTTTTGACACATTTGGACCTGCTGAAGTTTAACCTGATGGTGGCACTAAAGGAACAGTCCCAGGATCAGGAAAGTGATTACAACTCATCACAGTGGGAACACGACTGTGACCGTGTCCAATATGACGTCTTCTCGGGACTTGACTTGTCTAAAACTCACATTAGAGAATGTTGTGGATTCTTTTTTTGCATATAATTTAGCTTTTGTCATTACTTGCCTTCATGCTCTCTTATATGGAGCTTGTCAGTCAGGCATGACACACTCTGATCTGCATAGAAAAGGTTTCAGAACTTGTTCATGTTCTGACATTGAAATGTGCTGTACTGACTGAGAATCACATAATAAAGATGAAGAGCTAAGAGGGACTGCAGATCAGCGTCTGACCTGTTGGGACTCGTCTGCATCCACAACCTGCTGCTCCCTCTGAATCATCACAGTTTATGCATCCCTGTGTTTCACAGAAAGTGAAGGAAactaaaagcaaacacacaaaccttctTATGCTGAAGAGTTGTTCCCCAAAAGCATTGTAGCCGAAGACACTTCTAGAAATGTTGTCTGATTTGTGAAGCCTTCCGGCCGTGGCAGGGGGCTGACAGCGTCTGGAGGAGCTCCACAACCTGCAGGAGCGAATGAGAtgattttaatgatgtttttataGATC is part of the Channa argus isolate prfri chromosome 20, Channa argus male v1.0, whole genome shotgun sequence genome and encodes:
- the LOC137105498 gene encoding serine-rich coiled-coil domain-containing protein 2-like isoform X2, producing the protein MSAHPLVDPPAMPTMVSRLPKFSSRPKSATASSGVQMGPSAAAASSHLTNGFYHHPGPVGVNGSLTATPSSAKQNGFIRVPTSISMKWRKENGAMEDGETDGDNEWREGKGGNVGPNCYGNSTSQYCSQRQQGSPGVMQHDTKKPTVLSAVKARFSQPVMSSPSLSSPQSSPRTLSVSKPSQPVSELTNGTKHTLSGHSGSKPRNGSLRRPQSFAYSGVSRPGSGSPSGSPLQKKVPASRSQSSDETVRQPPSTPLGPSSTSRAAEQGLKEPTASSVQAPASHTLAKSPVSSQTLEGGGKGGGIKVPSYTEPGLSGVNTSSLLPPSVLKKPLIPSLSPTSKPSGISYKLSRPSLFKQSRPLRVTSTSVSGRDPEVNQELTEWRNSVETPSTTETSPESLPEAADTEGLSAEPVSQTEVSVVLETLEDMSLSSTSSLDRNDTSQEYMDDFDNLGNGGVGMLLLSSKNDEDDSGLDQSCARFDDDKVSVNGVAKVNGALCFLDDGVDWTAMRLTGERETHRLTCLSHRRRSSQPDFHDQGGSSLDLSPSDSCGSGGTYMWDEEGLEPLGSAAIPASINTNSNTTHHIGSFDSDLNSIDLLNNLDSCDLDDDDLMLDADLAEDTSLHSDGDTVTHMAQWRMRQLCWGMQDVHNDNDGHSQCYKLTEDPGNKRTDMTRDTDLFLDFCPPRSPCLSPGAPGLGLDVEELAEDCSAVRSQLEFLRRLLQQEEDVEDDTLTTDTVSPEESSHSCDSQVQALLQEVQQLRQELRSRDRTIAQLTLQLTAPGATTRCQCQEMAAKVDQHTQTSVMERESVASQTPWKEHFAFPPVYFLSPPWQYQRSRPYRGRPRPSIPSHLARKRVEKLVLYFSDTACHRYFTPPARMTRNH
- the LOC137105498 gene encoding serine-rich coiled-coil domain-containing protein 2-like isoform X1, with the translated sequence MSAHPLVDPPAMPTMVSRLPKFSSRPKSATASSGVQMGPSAAAASSHLTNGFYHHPGPVGVNGSLTATPSSAKQNGFIRVPTSISMKWRKENGAMEDGETDGDNEWREGKGGNVGPNCYGNSTSQYCSQRQQGSPGVMQHDTKKPTVLSAVKARFSQPVMSSPSLSSPQSSPRTLSVSKPSQPVSELTNGTKHTLSGHSGSKPRNGSLRRPQSFAYSGVSRPGSGSPSGSPLQKKVPASRSQSSDETVRQPPSTPLGPSSTSRAAEQGLKEPTASSVQAPASHTLAKSPVSSQTLEGGGKGGGIKVPSYTEPGLSGVNTSSLLPPSVLKKPLIPSLSPTSKPSGISYKLSRPSLFKQSRPLRVTSTSVSGRDPEVNQELTEWRNSVETPSTTETSPESLPEAADTEGLSAEPVSQTEVSVVLETLEDMSLSSTSSLDRNDTSQEYMDDFDNLGNGGVGMLLLSSKNDEDDSGLDQSCARFDDDKVSVNGVAKVNGALCFLDDGVDWTAMRLTGERETHRLTCLSHRRRSSQPDFHDQGGSSLDLSPSDSCGSGGTYMWDEEGLEPLGSAAIPASINTNSNTTHHIGSFDSDLNSIDLLNNLDSCDLDDDDLMLDADLAEDTSLHSDGDTVTHMAQWRMRQLCWGMQDVHNDNDGHSQCYKLTEDPGNKRTDMTRDTDLFLDFCPPRSPCLSPGAPGLGLDVEELAEDCSAVRSQLEFLRRLLQQEEDVEDDTLTTDTVSPEESSHSCDSQVQALLQEVQQLRQELRSRDRTIAQLTLQLTAPGATTRCQCQEMAAKVDQHTQTSVMERESVASQTPWKEHFSQILHSSSQDDQEPLTEPTHSPARPCSIQPVNPADRLPEHPHTNTTNPTIQAGDNDGKREQKVEKKDETRDRKGIYSRFLPVPQPSKPHLFLSQPSRLSSSSGSAATTAPRKTRASRQHPNGTSGVKLKSLVFTSGSSRLPKPKSH
- the LOC137105498 gene encoding serine-rich coiled-coil domain-containing protein 2-like isoform X6: MSAHPLVDPPAMPTMVSRLPKFSSRPKSATASSGVQMGPSAAAASSHLTNGFYHHPGPVGVNGSLTATPSSAKQNGFIRVPTSISMKWRKENGAMEDGETDGDNEWREGKGGNVGPNCYGNSTSQYCSQRQQGSPGVMQHDTKKPTVLSAVKARFSQPVMSSPSLSSPQSSPRTLSVSKPSQPVSELTNGTKHTLSGHSGSKPRNGSLRRPQSFAYSGVSRPGSGSPSGSPLQKKVPASRSQSSDETVRQPPSTPLGPSSTSRAAEQGLKEPTASSVQAPASHTLAKSPVSSQTLEGGGKGGGIKVPSYTEPGLSGVNTSSLLPPSVLKKPLIPSLSPTSKPSGISYKLSRPSLFKQSRPLRVTSTSVSGRDPEVNQELTEWRNSVETPSTTETSPESLPEAADTEGLSAEPVSQTEVSVVLETLEDMSLSSTSSLDRNDTSQEYMDDFDNLGNGGVGMLLLSSKNDEDDSGLDQSCARFDDDKVSVNGVAKVNGALCFLDDGVDWTAMRLTGERETHRLTCLSHRRRSSQPDFHDQGGSSLDLSPSDSCGSGGTYMWDEEGLEPLGSAAIPASINTNSNTTHHIGSFDSDLNSIDLLNNLDSCDLDDDDLMLDADLAEDTSLHSDGDTVTHMAQWRMRQLCWGMQDVHNDNDGHSQCYKLTEDPGNKRTDMTRDTDLFLDFCPPRSPCLSPGAPGLGLDVEELAEDCSAVRSQLEFLRRLLQQEEDVEDDTLTTDTVSPEESSHSCDSQVQALLQEVQQLRQELRSRDRTIAQLTLQLTAPGATTRCQCQEMAAKVDQHTQTSVMERESVASQTPWKEHFEWKNLCFTSVTQHVTDTSLLQPG
- the LOC137105498 gene encoding serine-rich coiled-coil domain-containing protein 2-like isoform X4, whose amino-acid sequence is MSAHPLVDPPAMPTMVSRLPKFSSRPKSATASSGVQMGPSAAAASSHLTNGFYHHPGPVGVNGSLTATPSSAKQNGFIRVPTSISMKWRKENGAMEDGETDGDNEWREGKGGNVGPNCYGNSTSQYCSQRQQGSPGVMQHDTKKPTVLSAVKARFSQPVMSSPSLSSPQSSPRTLSVSKPSQPVSELTNGTKHTLSGHSGSKPRNGSLRRPQSFAYSGVSRPGSGSPSGSPLQKKVPASRSQSSDETVRQPPSTPLGPSSTSRAAEQGLKEPTASSVQAPASHTLAKSPVSSQTLEGGGKGGGIKVPSYTEPGLSGVNTSSLLPPSVLKKPLIPSLSPTSKPSGISYKLSRPSLFKQSRPLRVTSTSVSGRDPEVNQELTEWRNSVETPSTTETSPESLPEAADTEGLSAEPVSQTEVSVVLETLEDMSLSSTSSLDRNDTSQEYMDDFDNLGNGGVGMLLLSSKNDEDDSGLDQSCARFDDDKVSVNGVAKVNGALCFLDDGVDWTAMRLTGERETHRLTCLSHRRRSSQPDFHDQGGSSLDLSPSDSCGSGGTYMWDEEGLEPLGSAAIPASINTNSNTTHHIGSFDSDLNSIDLLNNLDSCDLDDDDLMLDADLAEDTSLHSDGDTVTHMAQWRMRQLCWGMQDVHNDNDGHSQCYKLTEDPGNKRTDMTRDTDLFLDFCPPRSPCLSPGAPGLGLDVEELAEDCSAVRSQLEFLRRLLQQEEDVEDDTLTTDTVSPEESSHSCDSQVQALLQEVQQLRQELRSRDRTIAQLTLQLTAPGATTRCQCQEMAAKVDQHTQTSVMERESVASQTPWKEHFAFPPVYFLSPPWQYQRSRPYRGRPRPSIPSHLARKITDTSLLQPG
- the LOC137105498 gene encoding serine-rich coiled-coil domain-containing protein 2-like isoform X3 encodes the protein MSAHPLVDPPAMPTMVSRLPKFSSRPKSATASSGVQMGPSAAAASSHLTNGFYHHPGPVGVNGSLTATPSSAKQNGFIRVPTSISMKWRKENGAMEDGETDGDNEWREGKGGNVGPNCYGNSTSQYCSQRQQGSPGVMQHDTKKPTVLSAVKARFSQPVMSSPSLSSPQSSPRTLSVSKPSQPVSELTNGTKHTLSGHSGSKPRNGSLRRPQSFAYSGVSRPGSGSPSGSPLQKKVPASRSQSSDETVRQPPSTPLGPSSTSRAAEQGLKEPTASSVQAPASHTLAKSPVSSQTLEGGGKGGGIKVPSYTEPGLSGVNTSSLLPPSVLKKPLIPSLSPTSKPSGISYKLSRPSLFKQSRPLRVTSTSVSGRDPEVNQELTEWRNSVETPSTTETSPESLPEAADTEGLSAEPVSQTEVSVVLETLEDMSLSSTSSLDRNDTSQEYMDDFDNLGNGGVGMLLLSSKNDEDDSGLDQSCARFDDDKVSVNGVAKVNGALCFLDDGVDWTAMRLTGERETHRLTCLSHRRRSSQPDFHDQGGSSLDLSPSDSCGSGGTYMWDEEGLEPLGSAAIPASINTNSNTTHHIGSFDSDLNSIDLLNNLDSCDLDDDDLMLDADLAEDTSLHSDGDTVTHMAQWRMRQLCWGMQDVHNDNDGHSQCYKLTEDPGNKRTDMTRDTDLFLDFCPPRSPCLSPGAPGLGLDVEELAEDCSAVRSQLEFLRRLLQQEEDVEDDTLTTDTVSPEESSHSCDSQVQALLQEVQQLRQELRSRDRTIAQLTLQLTAPGATTRCQCQEMAAKVDQHTQTSVMERESVASQTPWKEHFYQRSRPYRGRPRPSIPSHLARKRVEKLVLYFSDTACHRYFTPPARMTRNH
- the LOC137105498 gene encoding serine-rich coiled-coil domain-containing protein 2-like isoform X5 yields the protein MSAHPLVDPPAMPTMVSRLPKFSSRPKSATASSGVQMGPSAAAASSHLTNGFYHHPGPVGVNGSLTATPSSAKQNGFIRVPTSISMKWRKENGAMEDGETDGDNEWREGKGGNVGPNCYGNSTSQYCSQRQQGSPGVMQHDTKKPTVLSAVKARFSQPVMSSPSLSSPQSSPRTLSVSKPSQPVSELTNGTKHTLSGHSGSKPRNGSLRRPQSFAYSGVSRPGSGSPSGSPLQKKVPASRSQSSDETVRQPPSTPLGPSSTSRAAEQGLKEPTASSVQAPASHTLAKSPVSSQTLEGGGKGGGIKVPSYTEPGLSGVNTSSLLPPSVLKKPLIPSLSPTSKPSGISYKLSRPSLFKQSRPLRVTSTSVSGRDPEVNQELTEWRNSVETPSTTETSPESLPEAADTEGLSAEPVSQTEVSVVLETLEDMSLSSTSSLDRNDTSQEYMDDFDNLGNGGVGMLLLSSKNDEDDSGLDQSCARFDDDKVSVNGVAKVNGALCFLDDGVDWTAMRLTGERETHRLTCLSHRRRSSQPDFHDQGGSSLDLSPSDSCGSGGTYMWDEEGLEPLGSAAIPASINTNSNTTHHIGSFDSDLNSIDLLNNLDSCDLDDDDLMLDADLAEDTSLHSDGDTVTHMAQWRMRQLCWGMQDVHNDNDGHSQCYKLTEDPGNKRTDMTRDTDLFLDFCPPRSPCLSPGAPGLGLDVEELAEDCSAVRSQLEFLRRLLQQEEDVEDDTLTTDTVSPEESSHSCDSQVQALLQEVQQLRQELRSRDRTIAQLTLQLTAPGATTRCQCQEMAAKVDQHTQTSVMERESVASQTPWKEHFYQRSRPYRGRPRPSIPSHLARKITDTSLLQPG